From the genome of Paenibacillus sp. JQZ6Y-1, one region includes:
- a CDS encoding YitT family protein, whose amino-acid sequence MKKRVYDMILITVGAFLFALAVNLFIIPNNLGEGGVTGVTIILYYLFQWSPGLVNLVINSFLILIGYKFLDKTSIIYTIIAVALNSLFLHLTEGWRIDSNEIVVNAVFAGILVGVGLGLIIRAGGTTAGTAILARITHKYLDWNISYGLLFFDLIVAFSSLFIIGAERLMLTIIALYIGTKVMDFIIEGLNPKKAVTIISSHQDAIAEKVITVMDRGVTVLSGHGYYTKTPKEVLYIVISKQEVSVLKKIVRNADPNAFITIHDVRDVFGEGFLELSK is encoded by the coding sequence ATGAAAAAACGTGTTTATGATATGATCCTGATTACCGTTGGTGCTTTTCTGTTTGCGCTGGCAGTCAATCTGTTCATTATTCCCAACAATCTCGGAGAAGGCGGCGTAACCGGGGTAACGATTATTTTGTACTATCTATTTCAATGGTCGCCCGGTCTAGTCAATCTGGTGATCAACTCATTCCTCATTCTGATCGGTTATAAGTTTCTGGATAAAACAAGCATCATTTACACCATTATTGCGGTTGCGCTCAACTCACTATTCCTGCATCTGACCGAAGGGTGGCGCATTGATTCTAACGAGATCGTCGTCAATGCTGTATTTGCCGGTATTCTGGTTGGTGTGGGACTGGGATTGATTATCCGTGCAGGCGGTACGACAGCCGGTACAGCGATTTTGGCGCGGATTACGCATAAGTATTTGGACTGGAACATTAGCTATGGATTGCTGTTTTTCGATCTCATCGTTGCATTCTCGTCGCTGTTCATCATCGGTGCGGAGCGTCTCATGCTGACAATCATCGCCCTGTATATCGGTACGAAAGTGATGGATTTTATCATCGAGGGATTGAATCCGAAAAAGGCAGTTACCATCATCTCCTCACATCAGGACGCGATTGCCGAAAAGGTCATCACCGTTATGGATCGCGGTGTTACCGTATTGTCCGGGCATGGTTATTACACCAAAACGCCCAAAGAAGTACTATATATCGTCATCAGCAAACAGGAAGTATCCGTCCTGAAAAAGATCGTACGCAACGCAGATCCGAATGCCTTTATCACCATTCACGATGTACGCGATGTGTTCGGCGAAGGATTTTTGGAATTGTCCAAATAA
- a CDS encoding spore coat protein — translation MAANNMTKEMLVNATAPLDDLAIATDLLMSAKAGVRNYAVALTETATPGVRRTLKSQLQKAIDLHEQIATYMIENEMYHAYNIQEQVEHDLEKADIALELVKNKG, via the coding sequence ATGGCTGCTAACAATATGACGAAGGAAATGCTTGTAAATGCTACGGCTCCATTGGACGATCTGGCAATCGCTACTGATTTGCTGATGTCTGCCAAAGCTGGTGTGCGCAATTATGCTGTAGCGCTGACCGAGACGGCAACACCGGGAGTGCGCCGTACATTGAAATCCCAGTTGCAAAAAGCAATTGATCTACATGAGCAAATCGCAACGTATATGATCGAAAACGAAATGTACCATGCGTACAATATTCAGGAGCAAGTAGAGCATGATCTGGAAAAAGCCGATATTGCACTGGAACTAGTGAAAAATAAAGGCTGA
- a CDS encoding spore coat protein, which yields MAKALATHELLEVHELLIFKTSCVTKAMAMRELVKDEGLRKIIDEDIQDSTKAIEDLRSILQKQQ from the coding sequence ATGGCAAAGGCATTAGCCACTCATGAATTACTGGAAGTGCACGAACTGCTTATTTTCAAAACATCCTGTGTGACCAAAGCGATGGCTATGCGCGAACTGGTTAAGGATGAGGGACTGCGCAAGATTATCGATGAAGACATTCAAGACTCGACCAAAGCGATTGAAGACTTGAGATCCATTCTGCAAAAACAACAATAA